The Synechococcus sp. MVIR-18-1 region GCGTCATTCATCGCATTGGCCCTGCGCAACCGATTCATCAAGTCCATGGGATTGGTGGCATCAAGCACCGACTCCTGGTCGTTCTTGCCTGGCACGGTCTGGAACACATCACGCTGCTGGGGAGACTGATAGCCGCTACCCATCGAGCTTTCCTGAGCCAAAACATCGACGGAAATGAGCAGCGACATCGCGCTGATGAGGCCAAGAAGATGAGGTCTAAACGCGGTAAGCGATGGCACGTTCTCAGCTCCCAAATAACGGTTCGATGCTAAGGGTCACCTTCAGAAGCCGCATCATCCGTGCAAATCGCCAGCTGGAATGTCAATTCAGTGCGAACCCGACTGGATCATGTTCTGAATTGGCTTGAACACTCGCAAGCAGACCTGCTGGCGTTGCAGGAAACCAAGGTGGATGATCCTCAATTTCCGCTAGAGCCCTTTCTCCAGAGGGGATATGAGGTTCAGTTTTACGGACAGAAGGCCTACAACGGCGTTGCACTGATCAGTCGCACACCCGTTGAAGACGTGCGCATGGGTTTCAGTGCAGAGCTCATTGACGACGCAGAAGCAGAGGAGCTTAGTGCTCAAAAACGCGTCATCAGCGCACTCATCGATGGCGTTCGAGTGGTGAATTTGTACGTCCCCAATGGATCGAGTCTCAGCTCGGATAAATACAACTACAAACTCAAATGGCTGTCCTGCCTCGAGCGCTACCTCAGGGCCATCCAAACCAGAGACGAACCGCTCTGCGTGGTGGGGGATTTCAATATCGGGCTTGAAGCGCGAGACCTACCTGATCCGGATCGCTTGTCCGGGGGGATCATGGCCTCAGATCGCGAACGGGACGCGTTAAGAGCGGCCTTAGGTCCTGATCTTCAAGACGCCTTTCGTCTGTTTGAACCCAACAGCGGCCATTGGAGCTGGTGGGATTACCGCAGTGGTGCTTGGGACCGAGATCGTGGCTGGCGAATCGATCACGTGTATCTCGATGAAACACTTCGGGGGGTGGCGCGGAGCTGTTCGATCGACAAGCAAGAACGAGGACGGATCCAACCCAGCGACCACGCACCTGTGGTGGTTGACCTGGCCTGGGATTTAGAGGACGACGACGAGGTTGAAGACTAATTTCAATAAACAATCGCTTCTTCGGGAAGCGTTTGCCCTTCAACCTGCAATTGCACGGAACGTCGCATTGACTCGCCACAGCTTTGTGGTGTTGGAAAAATTTTTCCGGGATTGGCACGGCCAAGCGGATCAAAAGCAAGCCGAACCCATTGCATGCTGACCAGATCATCAGCGCTGAACATTTGGTCGAGATAACAGCGCTTATCGCTGCCAACTCCGTGTTCTCCGCTAATGCTGCCGCCCACCTCAAGGCAAAGATGCATGATCGCGCCTCCGAGTGCCTTTACCCGTTCATTTACACCCGGCTCTGATGCGCGATACAGGATTAGCGGATGCAGGTTGCCATCACCGGCATGAAACACATTGGCCACCACCAGACCATGGTCCGCACTGAGTTGATCGATCGCCTTAAGAACCCTGGGAAGAGCCGTACGTGGCACCACCCCATCCTGGAGGTAATAGCTGGGGTATTGCCTGCCAAGCGCTGAGATGGCACTTTTTCGTCCCTTCCAGAGACGGGCTCGATCCTCTTCACTCCAGGCCTCACGGATATCGCCGGCCCCAGCCTCTCGACAAAGGGACGAGGTGACCGTGACGGCTTGCTGGACCTCCGGTTCCTGGCCATCAAGCTCAATCAATAAAACAGCTCCAGCCTCCGGCGGATACTCCTCTTCTCCAAACGCTTCATTCACCGCTTTGATGCAGGTTTGATCCATGATTTCCAACCCAGCCGGTAACACCCCAGCGCGAGTGATCAAGCGCACAGCCTCTCCAGCGGCCTGCATAGATGGGAAATCTGCCAGCAACACACCAACGGCATCGGGAGCACGCAGCAAGCGGAGCGTGATCGCCGTGGCGATTCCAAGCGTGCCCTCACTGCCAATAAACACGCCCCGCAGATCCAGCTCAGCCGCATCGCATAACGAGGTTCCAAGGCGCGTGGGTGTGCCATCCGGCAGCACAACATCCAAGGCGAGCACATGGTTGCTGGTGACGCCGTACTTCAAGCAATGCACACCACCTGAATTTTCAGCGACATTGCCGCCGATGCTGCAGACCACCTGACTCGAAGGATCTGGGGCGTAATAAAAGCCATCTCCAACCACCGCACGGCTCACCCAACTATTGATTACACCGGGCTCCACCGTGATCGTCTGATTCTCGAGATCAATCTGGAGAATTCGGCGCATACGACTGGTCACCACCAAAAGCGCTTCTTGCTCCACCAACGCACCACCTGAAAGCCCAGTACCACTCCCTCGAGCCACAAAAGGAATGCCCTGGCGGTGGCAACACGCCAAAATTTTGGCCACCTGATCGGCCGTTTCTGGCAACACCGCAAGCTTCGGCATGTGCCGATCCATGGTGAGACCATCACAGTCGTAAGTCAGCAATTCCTGCCGCCTCGCGACGACTGATTTGGACGGAAGGAACCCTCTCAACTCCCGCTCAAGCGCTGGCCAGTCGTAGTTCACTGATGACGTGCCGTACTGCCGCAACTTAGGCAGTTTTGTCATCAATTCTTTGGCTTCAAGTACAGAAAAAACACATCGGGCCGATCTTGGGTCAAGATGTTGCACGGTTTGCAACTGCCCTTTGGCTCCCGTCCCCGTGACTGCTTCCACTCTGAACACCAGCCACTCCGAGGCCATCTTCAATGCGGCCAAGGCTCTGATGCCCGGCGGCGTGAGCTCTCCGGTGCGCGCCTTCAAGTCGGTCGGCGGACAACCCATCGTGTTCGATCGGGTCAAAGGGCCTTATGCCTGGGATGTAGATGGCAATAAATATGTGGACTACATCGGCAGTTGGGGACCAGCCATCTGCGGTCATGCCCATCCAGAGGTCATTAGCGCTCTCCAAGAAGCCATCGAGAAAGGCACGAGCTTTGGTGCTCCTTGCGCTTTAGAAAACACCCTGGCGGAGATGGTGATTGAAGCCGTCCCAAGCGTGGAGATGGTGCGCTTCGTGAACAGCGGCACAGAAGCCTGCATGTCGATGCTGCGCTTGATTCGAGCCTTCACGGGGCGCGACAAGATCATCAAGTTCGAAGGCTGCTACCACGGCCATGCGGACATGTTCCTTGTCAAAGCTGGCTCAGGAGTCGCCACACTCGGGCTACCGGATTCACCCGGAGTGCCACGGAGCACGACAGCCAACACGTTGACCGCTCCTTACAACGATTTGGAATCGGTGAAGCAGCTCTTCGCTGAAAACCCCGACGCGATCGCCGGAGTGATTCTCGAACCGATTGTTGGCAACGCAGGGTTCATCCAACCTGAACCAGGATTCCTGGAGGGTTTGCGAGAACTCACAAAAGAAAACGGTGCACTTCTGGTCTTTGATGAAGTGATGACTGGATTCCGCATCAGTTACGGCGGTGCCCAAGCACACTTTGGAGTGACTCCAGATCTCACCACGATGGGCAAGGTGATTGGAGGAGGTTTGCCCGTTGGTGCCTATGGCGGCCGCAGAGAGATTATGGAAATGGTGTCACCAGCTGGTCCTATGTATCAAGCAGGCACATTGAGTGGCAATCCATTGGCGATGACGGCTGGAATCAAAACACTCGAGTTGCTCAAGCAGCCAGGCAGCTACGAGAAGCTCACCGCTACAACAGAACGCTTAATTCAAGGAATCCTGGAAGCGGGCCGCGAGGCTGGTCTTCCGATCACCGGAGGCAGCGTTGGTGCGATGTTTGGTTTCTTCCTCTGCGAAGGTCCAGTCCGAAATTTCGAAGAAGCAAAAACAACCGATGCCGCACGATTTGGCCAACTGCATAGAGCGATGCTCGAACGCGGGGTCTACCTTGCACCATCTGCATTTGAAGCAGGCTTCACATCGCTTGCACATTCCGATGAAGACATCGACGCAACCATCAAGGCATTCCGAGAAAGCTTCGCTGCCATTGCATGAATAGAACGAGATGAAAGCTCAACGTGTCGCCAATGCGATGCTGAGCTTTGGTCTTTGGATCACTGGGGCTCAAGCCAGCGAAGCAGAGCCATCTAGGCCACAAACGGACTGGATTGATTTAAATCTGGATTTCACAGCTCAACCCGTGGTGG contains the following coding sequences:
- the xth gene encoding exodeoxyribonuclease III, whose translation is MQIASWNVNSVRTRLDHVLNWLEHSQADLLALQETKVDDPQFPLEPFLQRGYEVQFYGQKAYNGVALISRTPVEDVRMGFSAELIDDAEAEELSAQKRVISALIDGVRVVNLYVPNGSSLSSDKYNYKLKWLSCLERYLRAIQTRDEPLCVVGDFNIGLEARDLPDPDRLSGGIMASDRERDALRAALGPDLQDAFRLFEPNSGHWSWWDYRSGAWDRDRGWRIDHVYLDETLRGVARSCSIDKQERGRIQPSDHAPVVVDLAWDLEDDDEVED
- a CDS encoding FAD-linked oxidase C-terminal domain-containing protein — encoded protein: MTKLPKLRQYGTSSVNYDWPALERELRGFLPSKSVVARRQELLTYDCDGLTMDRHMPKLAVLPETADQVAKILACCHRQGIPFVARGSGTGLSGGALVEQEALLVVTSRMRRILQIDLENQTITVEPGVINSWVSRAVVGDGFYYAPDPSSQVVCSIGGNVAENSGGVHCLKYGVTSNHVLALDVVLPDGTPTRLGTSLCDAAELDLRGVFIGSEGTLGIATAITLRLLRAPDAVGVLLADFPSMQAAGEAVRLITRAGVLPAGLEIMDQTCIKAVNEAFGEEEYPPEAGAVLLIELDGQEPEVQQAVTVTSSLCREAGAGDIREAWSEEDRARLWKGRKSAISALGRQYPSYYLQDGVVPRTALPRVLKAIDQLSADHGLVVANVFHAGDGNLHPLILYRASEPGVNERVKALGGAIMHLCLEVGGSISGEHGVGSDKRCYLDQMFSADDLVSMQWVRLAFDPLGRANPGKIFPTPQSCGESMRRSVQLQVEGQTLPEEAIVY
- the hemL gene encoding glutamate-1-semialdehyde 2,1-aminomutase, which translates into the protein MTASTLNTSHSEAIFNAAKALMPGGVSSPVRAFKSVGGQPIVFDRVKGPYAWDVDGNKYVDYIGSWGPAICGHAHPEVISALQEAIEKGTSFGAPCALENTLAEMVIEAVPSVEMVRFVNSGTEACMSMLRLIRAFTGRDKIIKFEGCYHGHADMFLVKAGSGVATLGLPDSPGVPRSTTANTLTAPYNDLESVKQLFAENPDAIAGVILEPIVGNAGFIQPEPGFLEGLRELTKENGALLVFDEVMTGFRISYGGAQAHFGVTPDLTTMGKVIGGGLPVGAYGGRREIMEMVSPAGPMYQAGTLSGNPLAMTAGIKTLELLKQPGSYEKLTATTERLIQGILEAGREAGLPITGGSVGAMFGFFLCEGPVRNFEEAKTTDAARFGQLHRAMLERGVYLAPSAFEAGFTSLAHSDEDIDATIKAFRESFAAIA